The segment TCATGTCTTTCACCCATCCGGAAGTTTTTTTCGTCTCTGCAGGGATGCTGTCTCCACATTCGAGAGCTCTACCTGATGCCTGGCTACCTTACCCAGCCACGTGTTTTTCAGTCAGACCCTCGGTTTCCAGTTCTCACTTTTGTTAGCAGCACGTGCCCGGGGTTATTGCTACAGTGGTCTCGGCACTGAATCTGCACTTTCTGGTTCCTAGCGCCGCTATCCTCTATCTCCCAGACACCGTCTGACGTCGCAGTTCAGGGATTTGCAGCTAACTGCCAGAACCGTTTGCCATTTCAATATCAGTGttagatgttttcatttctttaatttaattttttgttattcttttcgtatttacttcatttaaaaaatttaatgttttaacttaaagttttaatatttagtcatttttaattttatattttaacttaaaattttgatgctttatcttttaatttcattgtgttctgtttaattaaattttgttttataatttcgatcttatttttatttcatatttttagttttcaaattttattttagtttcctatttaacatattcttttatttatgtattttaattaacagttattaatttcatgtttttattttaacaactcTATTCCGTTCTTTCTGGGTGTTAAAGCTGGCGGTGTTTTTGGTGGCACTACCTGGCAAACGCTGAAACGGATATTTGCCTTTGCCACACCACCGCTGTTTGCGCTGTGCCCGCCCTCGCTGGGTCAGGCACCGTCACGGACTCCGTGTTGGCGTTTTGTGTATCACGGCCGCGATAAGTGCACTAGGTCGGTGTTTTCTTTGTCGCAGTTTCCATTACACTAAGCTGGCGGTTTCTCGGTCGTGCGCGGCACCACTGGCGCCTCTGAACCAGATGTTTCTCCTTCCGAGCCCAGCTGCCTTCCCTAACCCCTCAGTGTGTCGCTGTCAGCCACGCTACTGGCTTGGAGCCACTTTCAATTTCGCCTGTTCCGCGTTAGCTTTGCTTCTGAACCAGTCTCATAGAAATCGAGGAGTTCTGGCATAGCGGTGACTGTCGTGTCTTAGTCCCAGAAGTCCTGGTTAGGAGTAGTACCGGGCATAGTTTCGGAATGACAGCATTAATCATAGGATGCGCCATTCAATGGTGTTTCCTGTTCCTCTTCGGTACGGTTAGTTTCTGGGTATGTGTtgcttttttaatgttcttaagCGTGTTTTGCGCTGGGGTCCATATGTCGGGTTCGTTATAGTTTTGGTTGTACATGCATTTTAGAACTTCTTTACTGTACTATTTTTACTCAAGTCCTCTTAGCTTTTCTGATTTTCCTGTGCGTATCAGCACTCAGCGGCAGGCTCTCTGGCTCTCGTCGGCCCGCGAACCGAGGAGCCCCGCTTGGTCTCTGGCCCGCTGGAAACCTCATCTGTTGTTTCTGGAGGGCGCCTTAGGCCCAGCCCCCGGTCTCTCATCAGCACTTTCGCCAGCAGCGCAGAGCTGCAAGTTTATCATTAGCACTTTGGCCAGCCTACTCGGGAGCGGTTTCTCTCTTGATAGGGCGCTCGTAGCGGCAGGAAAACGTTTCTCCTTCTCAGGGCCAGTAGGTTCTCCGTCTGCTCGCCGCTTTGGTCCTAGCCGCACTTGCTTCCGCTGGCCAGCCGTTTCAGGCTCGCAGCAATCTGATTTGTACTGACCTCGTGTTCCGTTAGCATTTTCACTGGTACCGAAAAGGGCCTCCCTTTTTGTCACAATGCGAATTTACACCGAGTGGGCGTTTTCAGGGCAGAAGTGCCCTCATTGCTCCAACCCCGCCCGATTTCTCGGTGGCCCACCGAGAAAAGTTTCTTGGTGACTTTCCAAGCGCCTTACCTCTCTAAAGGAAAGGGAAGGTGAGTTGAGGATACATCCTGTCCGGGGTTGCTGTGGGGCACTGAGTGAGAACAATGCCCCGCAAGGGATAAATAAAGGTTCAATAACAGTTAAGAAATACATTGCCTCCAAAATCTAAAGAGGCCCACTAGGTATTGTGCCTCTTTATTGTTTGTAGGATGGGGCAGAGGTAACAACTTATCCTCACCTCATCTGTTTGCCTTTTGAAAATAGCACAGAGCTTTAGAGCTGTACTTTTGTTAAGCGACTAATTGGATCGCATTTGTCTTTTCTCATGGTCGTGAAGGAGTTCAGATCTAGCCACCCCCAATGTACCGCTTTGGCATGCGGAccattttgagctgaaggcaatcaagacccAGCAGATTCAGGAAAATGTGTTACCtctcccttaactacctagaagaaatTCCATAAAAGGCCGGGCTGAAAAAGACAAGTATCACCTGAGATAACTTTTCATCTGAGTCACCTACCTCTATGGCAGGGCAACATGTAATGACCAAACAGCTCTTATTCTTATTGTTCTGTGAATTATCCAGCTCGCCCTTGAAGCCCCAAGACCCTAACCCATTCCTCAGCTCAGGATGGCATATGAGCCTCAACTGCCTGCCTTGCCCTTGAAAAAGCGAACCAACCATTCAGAGAAACCACCTCTACAAAAAGAAACAGCAGTCTTAAGACCACTGAGGGTGCAGGCCTACGATTTTCGGTGTCACCTGGACACCAGTGCCTGTTGCTACCCCAAAAGCGGGACTGCTAGGACTAGGAAATCACTCTCACCGCTAAACAGGTGTTTGCTGCGCAAAAATGGCTTTCCCCGGGCGGGGTACCGGGATTTGTCGGTGAGTGAAATCGAAAGCCACGGCTATAGGCAGAAAGAACCAAATCGAAACTGGCTGCACCCCAGCAGCCTTGGTGCCAGCCGCACACTGCCGGGTTCGGGGAGGCAGCCGGGCTGCGACCTAGAGACCACCTGGCCCGGCGCCACTACTGGTGCTGCACCGAGCAACGGCGAGCTCGGCTCTATCGGAAACTACGTGTGAGAACACGGCGGCTGCAAGCCCTCCGTCGCCGCCGTGacagagaaaaggcagaggaCACGGCACACCTAACGGTGACCGGACCCAGCGAGGGTGGGCACTGAGCAAACTGCTGTTGTGGCCAAAGGCAAACATTTGTTTGGGTGCCCACAAGGGGGCTGCCGCCGAAAATCCAGGGACACTGAGAAGTGAGCAGTGTCCCTAACACCGAGAGTTGCAGGCGTTAAACTAAAGTCAAGTAAACTGGAGGCGGGGCGTGGAAATCCCCCTCGCTGACCAGATCTGCTTTTCCCACGGAAGCAAAACTAAATCTAGCTTAGTTCACAAGAAAAGCGAAACTGAGCTAATTTCTTGTAAATGACTTCGAAAACCATAAAGGAAACTTAAGCCATTTTCCTAAAATGGTATGAATAGTCACTTTTAATCAATCCCTTGCCTTCTGGAAGTCCCCGTTGCAGCAACCAATTACTGTAAAGGTCAAACCGCTTCCTCATGTTCTCTATATAAGCTACCCCACATGCCGTCTGAGCTGCTTAGGAGTTTTCAGTTTGAAGTCTCCCTCTGAGAACAGCTTGTTTCTCGATCAACGAAATATACttttaaactgaattttctttaaaCTGTTATGGGGGCCAGTAGCAGGCTGGGAAGAAGACCCCTGATGAAGCCCGAGGCTGGTGAGCAACTGGTGCTGGTACCACTGAGCCCACTGCACTCACTGCTTTCCGCCAAGGACGCGGAGTTCCACGGGAAAGCTCTGCTCCGAGCTCCACTCCCTTTGTGCTGAGCTCTCCGATTTTATGGAGCCGTCACTGTGGACGCTTCATTGATAAGTCACCCTCTTCTACTGAAAACGAGGGCAACGTGTGATTGTATGTGTGTTGGAAGAGCTGTTGAAAAACAGGGTCCGACAGAGTTTAAATGCCTTGGGAGGGGCTgggcctgtggctcaggcggttagagctccatgctcctaactcggaaggatgccagtttgattcccacatgggccagtgggctcttaaccacaaggttggcagttggattcttcgactcccgcaagggatcgtgggcagcgccccctgccactaaaattgaacacagcaccttgagctgagatgccgctgagctccccaatggctcagttggttggagcgggtcctctcaaccacaaggttgccggttcaactcccccaagggaaggtgggctgtgccccatgcaactagcaactggcaactggacctggagctgagctgcgccctccacaactaagactgaaaggacaacaacttgacttggaaaaaaggcctggaaatacacactgttccccaataaaatcctgttccccttccccaataaaatcttttaaaacaatgcCTTGGGAAATCTAAGGCAAAGACGGGTTCCACCCAGATCAAAATTGCAGCGAGTATCTTGTGCCTTTTGGGAGACTGGGTGAGCTTTAGGGTAATTCACAATTGTAGTGTTCATTTTGGGGAACCTTTAACTTACAGAAGATGGTCCACCTTAGGGGTGCCCTTAAAAAGAGAGGAACCTTTGGGAGACAATAGAacgtgttcttttttaaaaacaaataaagttgaatatttttaattcttttttctgttgggGAATAGtggggaacagtttgtttttccaggacccattagctccatgtcaagtcgttgttttcaatctagttgtggagcgcacaactcactggcccatgtgggaatccatcCAGAAAAGATGGGTTCCCCCGGGCCAACACTGCAAGGATGATCTTGTGCCTTTTGGGAGAATGGGTGAACTTTAGGGTAATTTGAATTCTAGTGTTACTTTGGGGAACCATTAACTTACAGAAGATAGTCCACCTTACGGGTGCTCTTAAAAACAGAGAATCCAGAACCGTTGGGAGACAATAGAAGGCGTTCTTTGATTGCTGTGAGGAAgcttctaaaagacaaaatactcCAAAAATAGCTTCTCTAAAAGAATCCTTATGgtgcacaaacaaacaaaacaacctttGTGGAAAGTTTTAGCCATCAGAGCAGTGACCTTAGAGTATTGCATCTGCCTGAACCACAGTTTGGCTCCAGGTATTCTTTGAGTTTCGTATTACTGTCCCTGGCTGTagctaaaatgtttaaatgatatctctgtatgtatatctatctacAAATGTGATGTTTTAAAAGAGGTGTATTTAttgacttaaagaaaaagaagccccTATATAACTAAAGTATGTCCTAAACTTTAGAAACACAGAAACTAACCTGACTTAATCTCTTAAATTCACATGATCTGGAATAATCTTCAATAAGTAAAAACTAAGATTTTCAGTTTAATGAAAACAGGTATGTTTTCACAGTTGTCAACGTCAAATATAACctcaacatacatttttttctacctggATTTACTCATTCAATAAGTGCATGCTATCCCTCTCTTACAGAATTTGTGAGAAATTTCTGTCTTAAGGTGATGGTTACCTGTTTAATGTCTAGCACAAGTAATTTAAATGGATATAAGATAAAAGTTTACACCAAGTTAAAGGATGGATATTTGTTGACTGTCTAGGTCATTTCCAAAGAAGCTAGTTGTgcggacagagccaggagtgcagtttccaggctctcagcctcacgtggaaaggtgctcacttgggaggtaaatggccatcaactgtgattggatggccatcacctgtggctagttggccatcagctgtaaccagtgagccattggccactaatataactgccgtggctacgctagcagcaaatgggggccagcaagaagatggtggttgggctggcaagtgcagattgcagttagcacagcagattacagttagcaagtggggttggttggttggtcgaGAAGCAGAAGGGGGGTTGCGTATTGTGTGGCTCTTCTTCTTGTGTCGCCAACCTAGGCgccagggagactatagtggtatgactcccctatctatgactccgtgggtgttcctttttggcctcaccacaacctgcgttcttatgtggggagagggagctgacAACCCGCATGACACTAGTGTACTACAGTATTATGCTAAACGTAAGTTTAAATTGATCTGCtttgtcttcttaattttttacaCAGGACTACGGTATTTAGGTTTACTGGCAAACATGTCGTTTTCCACATTAAAAGCAATTATGCTATGAAAAGCATATgtctgaaaatttttataatttgtactgTAAATGtgctaataatttttatcataaatatgcTAATCTAATAGTGGATGCTAATATATGACAAGTCACAATTGCCTGCTTCCTAGTTTTCACTGGAAAGTAAAGGTTACTAATAGGTAATGCTTATAATCAAACTCTAAACATAAATCACCGGAAACAAGAGCGAGGGGAAGCAACTTATGTAGGACATATGGGGGGAGGGTCAATGCGATGTGTTTTTATGTGAAGAGTTCAAGATGTACAGTGTATGTTTCAGTTACAGAAAAAAGAGTAATTTTGTCCTAAAATAAAATGGCTattacagagacagaaaaagacagaaactaAATGGATAAACATGCAAGAATCTTGGGGTGGGGAGATTTATGTTGTGGAGTCAAAGATAGCCATAATTGAATAGTTGTAtttataaaggttttttttttttttttttaatgagcgcAAGAATGTAGATATATGAAACTAGagtttaattttctgttaaaatttaaaaaatttagatgaTTGGTCTGCTCTttataaaagattataaaagtGTTTCCTTTAACTGTATTGTAATCTTGCTAGAAACAAAGATTCTGTCTTATCAAAATATTCTTGTGCTTCACATTGTTTTTATCAGGTTtggaaatactaaaataaatggaGTCTTTTCAATagtaattttctgtatttcccgttgaaatcagaaaaacattCCTGACTGATGAAAGAAAGGAGACATCGGCCATAAATACGACCGCCCAAGCCACGGAGCGCCACCCAGTCTTTTCTACCAGAGAAGGGGCGGGAGAGAGAGCGCGGGTTGGTGCTCTTCATCCAAACCCTGCTGACAACACGCTGACACTGAGCTGGTCCCAGAACCTGGCCCTTCTCCAGCCCTAACTGGACGGCTGAGAAGCAGCCTGTTTGGAGGAGTGAACGGTGTCGCCATAGGGAAAACGCCGGGGACTGAATGCAGACGTAGTTCTGTGGCCCCTATAGCACCTGCTCGGCGCAACAGGCAGAATAACAACGGGAACAGGGGCTCGGTGCCAGCCACGGTGCTGGGACTGCGAGACCCGTCCGGGGACACCAGCGGGACAAGCACCCAGTCAGTACAGGAGAACGGAGGGGTGCTGCCACTGAGAGCTGGGACTTGACGCCCACTGGTAACGAAAGTGATGAGAAATCGGCGGTTTCAGTGCAACGAGAGCTGTTGCCCTGGAAAACGATACACGCCGAGCCACAGACACCAGGACTGTGAGAAACCACCCACCCCAACCGCGACCAAGAAAACTCGTGTTCAACCAAAGGTTTGGTCGTGTCCCAAAACGCTGGCGGAGAGGCGGAGAAACCGCCCCGCGGTTTGCACCAGTCAGAGACACACCCACAAAACGCGGTCCCCAGCACTTCAAAGGACTGGGATCCAGCAAGTGCAGCCAAGAAGCAGCTAGCCTGCTGCCTGAGAGCAACGTCCGGCTGGCAAAAGTAGCCATGGACAAGCGCCGGCGAGGCAAAATCAGGATATATTTTCGTTTCCTGGGCTCGTGGGCGAAAGAGGAAACCGCAAGTCGTAAGCGTCCAGAGCTGCAAGGAGAAACTTGAGGAATGAGAGAATCAAAAATCGACCAGGGACACCCAACGGACATCTTAACACAGTTTTATTCCGTAAGGGAGGATCTATTTCCGGTGGAAAGTTCCCCAAAGGCTCCCGCTGCCATCTCAGGGCCCTTTAGCTCCAAGGACTGTCCGACAGCAGCCGCATGAAGGTGTAGACAGCGCGACGAATCCACTGCAGGCAGCCTGAGAAAACCCTGCGCAGGCTCCACCAAGCGGCCACTGGGTGTCGGCGGCGCTGTGACGCGGGCGCGCGGTCACAAGTCTCGGTGTCCTGCGAGCTGACTGCGGCGTCGGGCGGCTGGGCCTCGGGAAGCTGCTGGAACGTGGTTCCGTCTTTGCTCTCGGTCTCCCCTGCGGGTGTTCCTGGCGTCATCTGTGTCGCCGGCGGCCAGAGGCCGGGACTGGGCAAGGCCGGGCTCGCTTCCAAGGTGCTCTGGACTCCGGTTAAGAGTCTGTACTGCTGATAGACCGACGGCAGCCGCCAAGGAGGACTGGAAAGCAGTCTCCCATCGTAATAACCGCGGCGACATGACGACTCGCCCAGTACCGGGTAGAGGGAGAGCGGCCACGGCCCAGAATCTTCGGAGCTTGGAATAGAGAGAGGCAGCGGCCCTGGCTCCACGTCAGCGGAATCCCACGCCTTTTTCACAGCGTCGAAGAAATGCTGCTCCATCGCGGAGACCTCGGACGAGGAGGACAAAGGCGTTCGCGCCGGTGCAAGAGGCAAAGTCTGCAGCAGTACCAACAGCCCGGGTATTTATGCTCTCCCCGCTCGTGGGCGGATGCAAGCCAGAGGTTGCACGTGGACTAATTCAATACGGAGTTACCTACCACGAACGACTTCAAAACGGTGCTACCAGTGACAAATCAAGGAAATCAGTAGAAGCAGTGATATATGAAAACTGCCTGAGCGCATACATCGCCCAACCAGCATTCGGATGGAAAAACGTAGCAGGAGGAAAACATACCGAAAAGGAATGGGGCCGTAAGCAAACTGGACAGAGAACTAACCCTACAAGGAGTAGAGCACGACTACCAGGACACAAACCGTCAGGACACCGTGGTTCTAAGAGGAAAATGTAGCGCAGACTCTGTCTTCTTGGGGTCTGCGCCATTAGCAACAAGGCTGAAGAAAAAACGGAAAAACTAGCGATGCGGAGACCGTGAGCACACAGTGGATCTTTGAGAAGTCAACCTGCACCCATTGCCCTCTAGGCTCTGCTGTGCTGGCGACATCGCTGAAGACAAAACTGATAATTACCCATCTCTGCATACATAACGGAGGAATTACCCATCTCTGCACAAAAAACGGAGAATTACCGGTTCACACAAGGCGAGGAATCCATGGTTCTCCAAGAAATCAAAACGCGCATCCATTGCCCTCTCCTGCTCTGAGCTGTCAGCGACATCGATGAAGACAAAACGGAGAAATAAACGGCGAACAGAGAGAAAACCATGGGTTTCCAAGAAATCGTGGTGCATCCATTGCTCTCTGGTTCTGCACTCCTAGCAACATCGCTGAGCGCAAAACGGAGAAACTACCCCCCGCTGAGCATAAACCTGAGCCATTACCCCCGTATGAGCGCAAACCCGTCGCGATTACACCGCCGCTGAGCGCAAACCCCAGCAAGATTTACCCCCCGCTGAGCACAAACGCCTGCGAAATTTCCGTGCCGCTGAGCGCTAACGCCGCGAGTGCAAGCGCAAACCCCGGTGCCATTTCCGTGCCGGTGAGCGCAAACCGTGGTGCGATTTCCCCGCCGCGGAGCGCAAATACCACGCGCGCAAGCACAAACCCCGCGCCACGCGCCAGCGCGATTTCCCCGCTGCTCCGCTGAGCGCAAACGCCGGCGCCATCTCCCCACCACCGAGTGCAAACGCCAGCGCAATTCCCGCGCTGCTGATCGCTAACGCCGGCGCGATTTCTGCGCGGTTCCTCTTAGCGCAAACCCTGGCGCGATTTCCCCGCCGCGGAGCGCAAACGCCAGCGCGATATCACTGCCATGCAGCTGAGCGCAAACGCCTGCGCCATTTCCCCACCGCGGAGTGCAAACGCCAGCGCGATTTCCGCTCCGCTGAGCACAAATTGCCGGCGCGATTTCCGTGCGGGTGAGCGCTAACGCCGCGAGTGCAAGCAGAAACCCCAGTGCGATTTCCGCGCCGATGAGCGCAAACGCCGGCGCGATTTCTGCGTCGCCCATCTTAGCTCAAACCCTGGCGCCATTTCCCCGCCGATGAGCACAAACGCCAGCGCGATTTCCCCGCCGCGGAGCGCAAATGCCGTCGCGATTTCCGCGCCGGTGAGCGCAAACGCCGGCGTGATTGTCGCGCCGCGCCGTGGAGCGCAAACGCCGGTGCGATATCACTGCCATGCAGCTGAGCGCAAACGCCGGCACCATTTCCCCGCCGCCGAACGCAAATGACACGCGCGCAAGCACAAACCCCCTCGCGATTTCCGCACCGCTAGGCGCAAACGACGGCGCGATTTCCCTGCTGCTGAGCGCAAACGCCGCGCGTGCAGGCACAAACCCGCGCTGTTGAGCAAAAACGCCAGCGCAATTTCCGCGCCGCTAAGCGCAAACTCCAGAGCGATTTCTGCGCGGTTCAGCGCAAACGCCCGCAGTTTTTCCCATCCTCTGAGCGCAAATATCCGCGCCATTTCCGCGTCGCGCTGCTGAGCGCAACGCCGGCGAGATTTCGCTACGCTGAGCGCAAATACCGGCGGGATTTACCAACCCTGGCGCGATTTCTCCGTCGCTGAGTGCAAAACACGGAGAAATTACCCATCtctgcgcgcgcgcgcgcgcgcacacacacacacacacacacacacacacacacacacaccaaaaaacggAGAAATTACCAGTGCACACACGGCGAGGTATCGACGGGTCTCCAAGAAATCAACGTGCATCCATTGTCCTCTCGTGTTCTGCGCTCTCCGCGACGTCGCTGAAGACAAAACCGAGTAATTAACGGCGCAGAGAGAAAACGATGGGTCTCCAAGAAATCTTCGTGCATCCATTGCTGTTTCTGGCTCTGCGCTGCTAGCGACGTCGCTGAAGGCAAAACGGTGAGATTATCCATCGCTGAACACAAAACGGAGAAATTCGCGGCGGACCCGGCGAGGGAACGACGGGGCTTTGAGATACCGACCTGCAGCCTCGGCCCTCTCCAGCTCTGCGTTGATAGCGACAACGTTGAAGACAAACCGGAGAAATCTCCCTTCGCTGAATAGAAAAAGGAGTAATCACCGCTCGCTGACGCCAAAACAGAGCAACCCACCGTCAATGAAGCCAGAACGGAGAGATCCCCCCTCGCTGAAGGGAAAAAGCAGCAATCACCCATCATGAAGTTGAAACAGGGAAAATCCCGCGCACACATGGCGAGGAATCAATCTATGGGTCTCCGAGAAATCAACGTACATTCACTGCTCTCTCCGGCTCTGCGCTGGTAGCGACGTCGCTGAAGATAAAACGGAGAAATTAGCTGCACAGAGACCGCCGGGATACCGTGGGGTCTCCGAGAAGTCAATGTGAAGCCACTGTCCCCTAGGGCTCCACGTTGCTAGCGACTTCGCTGAAGAGAATACGCAGAAATTAGCGGCTCAGAGACCCGGAGGAAACCACGGCTCTTTGAGAAATCAACCTGCAGGCACTGCCCTCTCGGGCTCTGCGCTGCTACCGACATCGCTGATGAGTCCAGAGCAATTAGTAGCGAGTCCCGGGTTTTCCTGTGTGTCTTCTGCGCAGCTAGCTCACTCTTCACTTTGTAGGGTTAGTTCTCTGTCCAACTTGTTTATGGCTTCATTCTTTTTAGGTTTGTTTTCCTCCTGCTACATTTTTCCA is part of the Rhinolophus sinicus isolate RSC01 linkage group LG03, ASM3656204v1, whole genome shotgun sequence genome and harbors:
- the LOC109439879 gene encoding annexin-2 receptor, which codes for MEQHFFDAVKKAWDSADVEPGPLPLSIPSSEDSGPWPLSLYPVLGESSCRRGYYDGRLLSSPPWRLPSVYQQYRLLTGVQSTLEASPALPSPGLWPPATQMTPGTPAGETESKDGTTFQQLPEAQPPDAAVSSQDTETCDRAPASQRRRHPVAAWWSLRRVFSGCLQWIRRAVYTFMRLLSDSPWS